Genomic segment of Chelonoidis abingdonii isolate Lonesome George chromosome 5, CheloAbing_2.0, whole genome shotgun sequence:
AATACTATGTGGTCTGCAAGCTTTCACACACAACACTAAATACCTCAATGTCAATGAAACAACTTTGCTTTTTCAATTAATGAACCAGAGCAGAAGGACTGTGGTGTTTTTTGTGATATGGACAAAGGTTCACTAGGGATTTAAATGTTATTTCACGTGTGAAGTAGGCTTCAGATCCAGGCCCTACTGtggtcaatagcaaaactctgaCTGATTTCACACCAGGGCTTCAGAAATCTGAAGGTTTTGAGTAATATTTATATACTACTCATTAATATGCTACTAAAGTGAATCATCTACAGTAAACCTGATACATAATACACTTCTGTAAACAGCACTCACCGTCCATTTGTCAGCATTGAGTAGATGTCTTGTACCAACATTTCTGCTGCTCCCGGTTTACAGTGAATTGTCCCATCTATTAGTTCTTGGACAGGCTTCAagtttcttttggaaaaaaactacagcaaaaaacaaaaacagagagcaTTTCAGTTCCTATTAGTTGAGAGGCACAGGTTCATCCTTCCCTGCTTTTTACTTGATGTGTGATCACTcactttgttttctctcagcCCCTGCCCAATCCAATCCCACTCAAACCCTCACCCCATAACCAAAATGAAAAGCAATTAAAGAAAGTGTGCAACATTATGGGTGAGAACTGAAATATAAACTGAGCAAAAATTCAAACTTTTTCTTCCCAAAACAACTGGAACCCCCTTAACTGCTCAACTTAACAGCTGCATTTGTTAACAATACAAAAACCGTAAGGCCAAGATTTAACTTTGGGTGCCTCACTATTCGCGCGGCCCGGTGCCTGGAACAAGTCACTGGGTCTGGCCAGGTGAGTGACGGTTCCTCCACCGCTATCCCGGCGGAGCTTGGGGCGGCCCCCGAGACTGTCCGCGGTCAATCAATACaacggggggcgggggcagggcgcCATCGCTGCACTAACTTTCCGAGCCCGACGTGTCCCGGGCCACGGCGATGCAGGTTTCACATGGGGGAAAGCCTCGAGCGCTGCGTGCACGTTACAAGGTGCCCGGCGGGGCGGCTCCCTCACCTGGGCGAGCTGGGACCAGTTGCTGAGCTTGGTGGCCAGCGAGGCGCCGTTCTCGTAGCTGTGGCTGTGGATGTCCCCGGGGTAGTACCAGGAGAAGATCTCAGCGATGAGGTAGCCGTTGGAGAAGTCCCTAGAGAACAACGACAATAACGGTCAGGCGCAGCCGGGCGGCGCGCTCGGAGCCGCCCCGCCCTATCTCACCGTCGGAagttcctggggaagaagctcagGTCTAGGCTCTGCAGCCACCTCAGCACGGCGCGCGGCAGCCCCGTGCGCCTGGGAGGGTGCGAGTACGACATGGAGGCGCAAGACGCTGGGACTGCTCGCGAGCCGCGCGCGCCGGAATAGGGTCCCCTTTCCCCGTGTCCTCTAGCCGCTGTGACTAGTTACCAAGCAACCGCCACAAACCATGGAAGTAGGCGGAGACTCATTCGATTCCCCCAGAATCGCTAGAGTGCGCACGCGCGGCAGGCAACCCATGAGCGGTATTGCCTGAGTGCGCACGCGCAGTGGCAGTAGCTGTTTGTCTGTGGGCGGCCGGGAATTGCGCCTGCGCGAAAATCTGAGCTGTCACCTTGTTACTGTGAGTCTGCGGCTAGCGCTCTACTGGCTGAGCTGGGCAACGACTCCCCTGCCAGGGGGCACCATCCTACCACACAGTTCCCAGGTAGGCGCGTGCGTACTGTTATGTGCGCGTGCCCCAGGTGTTAGTGgtgagccccctcctccccccgcacaAGCCAGCGTCACACACGTCAGTTACTAGCTCCTCTGGGTGCTTTATTCTTGGTCTGTGTTTGCAGGTCTAGAAACAGCAGAATTAATTCATTTGAGATGTGGAACAAAAGCGCATGCCGGCTGTCTAGAGATCTGATTCTATATATTTAGTCTCTTTGCAGTGTTCTGCCTTATTTTGCTATATatccaaaaacattaaaaagctgattttttttaatgctatctATGTTAAGAGCTAATGATTTTACATCCATTAGTGAAATTATATCTGTGCATCCACCTCTTCTCTCTAACCCATTCTATTTGAGTATTAGCCTTTTGGCTCTTCTCAAGATGTGCATTGTGGTGACTTTTAAAAGGATACTTAATCACTTTTAAGCATCCACTCACCAGATATTTGTCCACCTTAGTCACATATATTCTGCCATCTTACTACACTATATCCTTTCTTATTTCTTAGATTTTGCTATCTTATTCCAAGATTTTTTTGTAATTAGGCCATACCCTGAATTGGTCTACAAGCAAAAATCCCACTAAAGCCAATGGGCTTGAAAGTGTATTGATTGTTCAACTGTGGTGTTATGTTCTGTCCAAAATGTCTTGGATGGttcagacacaacaaatcctgcattttggcatggggttagactagatgacccttgcagttccTCCTAACCCCATGATGCTACGATTACATTTATTCCCCccgcacatatacacacacacacacacacacacttgaccGCTGTCTGGTTTTTACTTCTAGAGATTTCACTGGCTATAACAGCAGTATTGCTCAGTCATTCCATTATCTGGCTTAATGTTTGCAAATTGCACAGgactttgaaaatggaaaattctACATAAGGGTAGGATAGGTTAGGTGACACCTCCTGTCTGCTGGCATCCCTGCCAATCAactactcctcctccttcccagtgcctcccgctTGCCATAATCAGCGGCTTCTGGCATGTGGGAGGTgctgcggggagggagaggagcggggacagggtggaactgggcaggaagaggcggagcggggggttggggtggggccaggggcggagcagggggttgagcatcCCCAGGGCCCAGAGGAAACCAGTGCctttgagggcctgattctgagagaaCTTGAGCACCTTCTCTGCTTCGTGGCACTGGGCACATTGCACTACAGGGAGTAGTTTTTGCATGATAATTATAGTCATCCTAAATATATCTTTACCAATGTCAGATTACAATAAATTCTGCTCAGTTGGAAAGTGGAAATTCTGAGAAACTATGTTTAGCCTGGGTCACCCAATCTTTGCTTAAATGGAAGGGCTGCACCTACTTTGCAGAAAATGGAGCAGATTGCAGTTGCTCCTGTCTCAGCTGGCAAATGTAGTAGATCAGgagtaagcaacctatggcacgcgtgctgaaggcggcacatgagctgattttcagtggcactcaaactgcctggattctggccaccagtccgggggggctctgccttttaatttaattttaaatgaagcttcttaaacattttaaaaaccttatttactttacatacaacaatagtctagttatacattatagacttatagaaagagaccttctaaaaagattaaaatgtattactggcaggtgaaaccttaaatcaaagtgaataaatgaagactccgcacaccacttctgaaaggttgccgacccctgtagtAGATGGAAGTAAAATGTGGTCATGGATTCAGAGGAAGCATTGCATATCCTGAAACCCATGGCCTGTGACTGCCAGGGCAACTGCAATCTGCTCCATTTAATGCAAAATAAGTGAAGTCCTCATGTAAAGATGAGGGAAGCAATGCTGAACTGTTTAGAACTGGTCAATATGCTGACCATCTTTGCTGCTGGAACAATTACATTTTCCTAATCCCAAACATACACTTGTACTTGTATCAGTTATTTTATCTTCCTGCAGTTACTTCTCTCTCATCTTGAAATCATGGAACAATCTGAATTCTTCAGAGAAGATGTGTATATAGAggaggggttttttgttgttgtgttttttttttaaagcatagttCCATCCTGTTGGGGTGGGTGTGGATTGCTTATCtgcatattttcttccttttcagatGTTATTCTTATTTTCCTTTTAGGAGACTGAGTTATTTTCACAATTCTGTTTTTAAGGTCTCTTGGAAAGACTTTTCGTGGTACATGTACCGGACATTAATCCCAATTGTGGTTCGTGTGTCTTTGGTGGAATATCTTTCTGTCTGCTTTCCTGTAATCTGTGTATCCTATCAAGGCTGTCATTTGCAGGGGAAAATTACTCCACACAGATCTTGATTGATGCTTTCTCATTCTTGAATGTATCCTTCCATGCAAGTGTTAAAGTATCAAAAGAAAATATCTTTTACAAATTGTTTAGCTATACTGCATCGAACTGTTGAACCCGTTGATTTTTCATTCCCTGTCTTCTCACTTGAAGTAGGACTAATGTATCCcagcaggtttttattttttgtcagtgAGAGAAGCATCCAAAAACCTCAGCTGGTGGATCAGGACAGTTGCagacaaataagaaaaataagcAGTGTCAGGGTCTCTAGGAATCCAAGTAGGATTTAAGGATTtagtcccagatcctcaaaggtttttaggcacctatctgtctcttaggcacctaaattcatgATTTAGACTCCACTAACATTTCCATAATTGCTGCTCAACTGCCATTTACCACTTAGGATCCTAATTCCCCTTTGTGCCTAAAATCCTGCCAGTTGACATTTGCAAAGACTCCTGATCCCTGATGCCTCCCTACAGCTAACGAGCAGCTCAGAGTTCTAGCTCAAGATGAAGCACAAGAGACCTTGAAGTGGGATTATCAGTCTAGGCAGGGGAACGCCTATATCATCAGCAAGATGCTCTGAGCTTTCCTAAAACTTGGTATCTATCAGGCCCCAGCCACCAATAGGGGGACACAGCACCCACACAGAAGGCAGCCAGGGACACAGGAAAAGAAGTATCAAGAGtgatcaggagagagagaggattttggCTCCCAGGGCATGGACTACACGAGCAGATAACCTGGCTTAGTTACCCAACTCCAGGGGAGGGTTCTTTGCTGAGGATTCCTAGTGGAAGAAAGTGCTTATCTGTGGCTTGACAGTGAGGCACAGAAGGTCAACCACTTAGGCAACTAAACTGCTGCccctccattccctgcccctcctctccatATTTTACTCTTGGTTAGCATAGGCAGCTCCCCATGCAGCTTGCTGGCTTCTAAGGCCCCATTTCTTAGGTGCTTAATTCTCTCCATGCACTGTACGGAGCGCCTGAGTATCTGGCTTGGGGCTGACTATTCCATCAAGTGGCAAGGCGCCTAAAGggttaggtgttgcaacacttAACATAGCGATTCTTAAGTACCTTTGTCCATCTGggccttagggcctgatccaaagcttattgaACTCAATAAGTATCTTTCTAggaacttcagtgggtttt
This window contains:
- the SPATA4 gene encoding spermatogenesis-associated protein 4 isoform X2; protein product: MSYSHPPRRTGLPRAVLRWLQSLDLSFFPRNFRRDFSNGYLIAEIFSWYYPGDIHSHSYENGASLATKLSNWSQLAQFFSKRNLKPVQELIDGTIHCKPGAAEMLVQDIYSMLTNGRIKNIQDEVDFTDHYYQEQLPMVARSTASKAIKNNIKLTEIMMEPNINKNRQKVNAIINMHMQRRLVEREENPNLGLPEIRGKTGVQFKEIQVKQADRGSFTVDV